A section of the Primulina eburnea isolate SZY01 chromosome 1, ASM2296580v1, whole genome shotgun sequence genome encodes:
- the LOC140826083 gene encoding deSI-like protein At4g17486 encodes MMEVVLNIYDVTNSGNEKTNNTIMQINKIFKDGIGLGGIFHSAVQVYGDEEWSFGFCEHGTGVFSCPSTKNPMYTFRESIKLGATAFSISKVNQILRELSREWPGYSYDLLSKNCNHFCDVLCERLGVPKLPGWVNRFANAGDTAVEIAGNTASRFRQAKAEIATASKVAYRFLAGVASNNQINSPNSPGDNSNRGSPRFQSAWFKNLMSSGAKPTGGLEQENQDEDVSHQRQRQEDHLRSNSRNDI; translated from the exons ATGATGGAGGTGGTTCTCAATATATACGACGTGACGAATAGTGGGAATGAGAAAACGAACAATACGATTATGCAGATCAACAAGATTTTCAAAGATGGGATTGGGCTCGGTGGCATCTTCCACAGCGCTGTTCAG GTTTATGGTGATGAGGAATGGTCATTCGGGTTCTGTGAACATGGCACTGGAGTGTTTAGCTGTCCATCAACAAAGAATCCTATGTATACATTTCGTGAAAGCATTAAACTTGGCGCGACAGCGTTCTCTATCTCTAAGGTCAATCAGATCCTAAGAGAACTCAGTAGGGAGTGGCCCGGATACTCGTATGATTTGTTATCTAAGAACTGCAATCATTTCTGTGATGTGCTTTGCGAAAGACTTGGCGTGCCAAAGCTTCCAG GTTGGGTAAACAGGTTTGCAAATGCAGGGGATACCGCTGTAGAAATAGCTGGAAACACTGCCTCTCGA TTTAGGCAAGCAAAAGCCGAAATTGCAACTGCTAGTAAGGTGGCATACCGGTTTTTAGCAGGAGTTGCTTCCAACAATCAGATCAACTCCCCAAACTCCCCTGGCGATAATTCTAACAGAGGAAGTCCTAGATTCCAATCTGCCTGGTTCAAGAACCTTATGTCATCTGGTGCTAAACCAACAGGTGGTTTGGAACAGGAAAATCAGGATGAAGATGTGAGCCACCAGCGACAGAGACAAGAAGACCATTTAAGATCAAACTCTCGAAATGATATCTGA
- the LOC140826091 gene encoding uncharacterized protein, with protein MMECPKVAVGVKKAKKKQGKDEFDRIKQAEKKKRRLEKALATSAAIRLELEKKKQKKKEEQDRLDEEGAAIAEAVALHVLLGEDSDDSRSSTLEDEGRNLWNLSINSGNFFGGRQSFLPYHNLSKYSLENIRLVSDACKNQAVSNHGGNSDLMEPPYPLVREFYPKWFGEECWGTVGLSVDYLAAQAVSSLKIADDARVDTYVFNKMVRG; from the coding sequence ATGATGGAGTGTCCTAAGGTAGCAGTTGGTGTCAAGAAAGCCAAGAAGAAACAAGGGAAAGACGAATTTGATCGAATTAAGCAGGCCGAGAAGAAAAAGAGACGCTTGGAAAAGGCTTTGGCTACTTCTGCCGCCATACGTTTGGAACTTGAGAAAAAGAAGcagaagaagaaagaagagCAGGATAGGCTTGATGAAGAAGGTGCTGCAATAGCTGAGGCGGTTGCACTACATGTCCTACTTGGTGaagattcagatgattcaaGAAGTTCAACCCTTGAGGATGAGGGGAGGAACTTGTGGAATCTTTCGATAAACAGTGGCAACTTCTTCGGGGGAAGACAATCATTTCTTCCTTATCACAATTTGTCCAAATATTCACTTGAAAATATTCGTTTGGTTTCTGATGCTTGTAAAAATCAGGCTGTGTCCAATCATGGAGGAAATTCGGACTTGATGGAGCCACCTTATCCATTGGTAAGAGAATTTTACCCTAAATGGTTTGGAGAGGAATGTTGGGGCACTGTTGGTTTATCTGTGGACTATCTTGCTGCTCAGGCTGTTTCCTCCCTTAAAATAGCCGATGATGCGCGGGTAGACACTTATGTCTTCAACAAAATGGTCAGAGGGTGA
- the LOC140803379 gene encoding uncharacterized protein, whose translation MEGSTNIVFRPPVLDGSNYALWKVKMRVFIKSIEERAWQRVLDGWSPPKLEDADGDTRLKPESTWTVDEVQTSNFNSKALNAIFSSVDTRMFNLITNCVCAKDAWEILQKHCEGSASVRKTRLRMVTSKFESLRMEDKESILEYDCRLRQLSNESHGLGDPIPNERLVNKVLRSLPERFNVKVCAIEESKDTSTINLDELMSSLRTFEMNLDLQRKDKGKTIAFEALTESYDEILQISKEVDKSDLGEESISLFTKKFGDYLKTMREKKKIVQKSELPNNTTFEKTQKFTPMKGQFRPKNELQIQSNVRNLDSVQCRECSGYGHYANECANRLRRNKGMTVTLSDEESDDDQE comes from the coding sequence ATGGAAGGATCGACAAATATTGTTTTTAGGCCTCCCGTGTTGGATGGATCAAACTATGCATTGTGGAAAGTAAAGATGAGGGTTTTTATTAAATCCATTGAAGAAAGAGCTTGGCAACGTGTACTTGATGGTTGGAGTCCACCAAAACTTGAGGATGCTGATGGAGACACACGGCTCAAACCTGAAAGTACATGGACTGTCGATGAAGTGCAAACTTCAAACTTTAATTCCAAGGCTCTCAATGCTATATTTTCATCTGTTGACACAAGGATGTTTAATTTAATCACCAATTGTGTATGCGCCAAAGATGCTTGGGAGATACTCCAGAAGCACTGTGAAGGATCCGCAAGTGTGCGTAAAACTAGGCTAAGGATGGTGACATCAAAGTTCGAAAGTTTGAGAATGGAGGACAAGGAGTCTATTCTTGAGTATGACTGCCGGTTGAGACAACTCTCAAATGAATCACATGGTCTAGGAGATCCCATACCAAATGAAAGATTGGTAAACAAGGTTCTAAGATCTCTTCCTGAGAGATTCAATGTCAAAGTTTGCGCTATTGAAGAATCTAAAGACACTTCAACGATCAACCTGGATGAATTAATGAGTTCTCTCAGAACTTTTGAGATGAATCTTGATTTACAAAGGAAGGATAAAGGGAAGACAATAGCCTTTGAAGCCTTGACCGAATCTTATGATGAAATCCTTCAAATATCTAAAGAGGTGGATAAGTCTGATTTAGGAGAAGAATCGATCTCTCTGTTTACTAAGAAATTTGGTGATTACTTGAAGACTAtgagagaaaagaagaaaattgTACAAAAATCTGAGTTGCCCAATAACACCACTTTTGAAAAAACTCAAAAGTTTACTCCTATGAAAGGACAATTTCGACCAAAAAACGAATTGCAAATCCAATCAAATGTCAGAAATCTGGATTCAGTGCAATGTAGAGAGTGTTCGGGATATGGACATTATGCCAATGAGTGTGCCAATCGACTTCGAAGAAACAAAGGTATGACTGTCACTTTGAGTGATGAAGAGTCTGATGACGACCAAGAATAA